The following proteins are encoded in a genomic region of Chelmon rostratus isolate fCheRos1 chromosome 3, fCheRos1.pri, whole genome shotgun sequence:
- the taf5 gene encoding transcription initiation factor TFIID subunit 5 produces MAAVQGSLVEEKDIKTEPSNDGGGNNNANDGRLLSTSPGSSASTGSNKSATGAPEDQQTLLAVLQFLRKNNLSESVEILRREAGLPEDSLDPKGGDSSGAGSGAAAGSVDLEGGDASSLLSRVTASSAAGAPAPNKAAEDQPDVNVVLSAYSQQGDPALYGVYYSGLKKFIESVLDCHRAELSQVFYPLFVHMYLELVYNNHENEAKVFFEKFSGDQECYYEDDLRVLSSLTKKEHMRGNETLLDFRTSKFVLRISRDSYQLLKRHLQERQNNQIWNIIQEHLYIDIFDGMPRSKSQIDAMSGSLAGEAKREANKAKVYYGLLKEPEIELPLDDEDEEAENEEGKPKKKKPKKDSMGSKSKKQDPNAPSQTRIPLPELKDSDKLDKIMYMKEATKRIRLGPDNLPSICFYTFLNAYQGLTAVDFTDDSSLIAGGFADSTVRVWSVTPKKLRRVKSAADLNLIDKESDDVLERIMDEKTASESKILYGHGGPVYGISFSPDRNYLLSSSEDGTIRLWSLQTFTCLVGYKGHNYPVWDTQFSPHGYYFISGGHDRVARLWATDHYQPLRMFSGHLADVTCTRFHPNSNYVVTGSSDRTIRLWDVLSGICVRIFTGHKGPIHALAFSPNGKFLASGATDGRVLLWDIGHGLMVGELKGHTDTIYSLKFSRDGEILASGSMDNTVRLWDAMKAFDDLETDDFTAATGHVHLQDNSQELLLGTYLSKSTPVIHLHFTRRNLLLASGAYNP; encoded by the exons ATGGCGGCCGTACAAGGTAGTCTGGTCGAagagaaagacataaaaacagaaccATCGAACGATGGCGGTGGAAATAACAACGCAAACGACGGCAGGCTGCTCTCTACCTCGCCCGGCTCCAGTGCTTCGACTGGAAGTAACAAAAGTGCGACGGGAGCCCCGGAGGACCAGCAGACGCTATTGGCGGTCCTGCAGTTCCTCAGAAAGAACAATCTGAGCGAGTCCGTCGAAATTTTGCGTCGTGAAGCGGGATTACCCGAAGATTCTCTGGATCCGAAGGGAGGCGATTCTTCCGGGGCAGGCTCGGGTGCTGCTGCGGGCAGTGTGGACCTAGAAGGCGGGGATGCGAGCTCTCTTCTCAGCCGGGTGACCGCTTCATCCGCCGCTGGAGCTCCGGCGCCAAACAAAG CAGCAGAAGATCAGCCGGACGTCAACGTGGTGTTGTCAGCGTACAGCCAGCAGGGAGACCCAGCTCTGTACGGGGTTTACTACAGCGGCCTGAAGAAGTTCATAGAATCGGTTTTGGACTGTCACCGAGCCGAGCTGTCCCAGGTCTTCTACCCgctgtttgtgcacatgtaTCTAGAACTGGTGTACAACAATCATGAAAATGAGGCCAAGGTGTTCTTTGAAAA GTTCAGCGGGGATCAAGAGTGCTACTACGAAGATGACCTGCGTGTTTTGTCCAGCCTCACCAAGAAGGAGCACATGAGAGGCAACGAGACCCTGCTGGACTTCCGCACCAGCAAGTTTGTGCTGCGTATCTCCCGTGACTCTtaccagctgctgaagaggcACCTGCAGGAGCGTCAGAACAACCAGATCTGGAATATCATCCAAGAGCACCTCTACATTGACATCTTTGATGGCATGCCACGCAGCAAGAGCCAGATCGACGCCATGTCTGGCAGCCTGGCCGGAGAGGCCAAGAGAGAGGCCAACAAGGCTAAG GTTTACTATGGCCTGCTGAAGGAACCAGAAATTGAGCTGCCTCtcgatgatgaggatgaggaggcagagaatGAGGAGGGTAaacccaagaagaagaaacccaAGAAAGACAGCATGGGCTCCAAGAGCAAGAAGCAAGATCCTAATGCACCTTCACAGACAAG GATACCTCTTCCAGAACTAAAGGATTCAGACAAGCTGGACAAGATCATGTACATGAAGGAGGCCACCAAGAGGATCCGCCTGGGACCAGATAACCTCCCCTCCATCTGCTTCTACACTTTTCTCAACGCTTACCAG GGTCTGACTGCAGTGGACTTCACAGACGACTCCAGCCTGATTGCAGGAGGCTTTGCTGACTCCACAGTACGTGTGTGGAGTGTCACGCCGAAAAAGCTCCGCAGGGTCAAGTCTGCGGCAG aCTTGAACCTGATTGACAAAGAGTCAGACGACGTGCTGGAGAGGATCATGGATGAGAAGACGGCCAGTGAGTCAAAGATCCTCTACGGACACGGTGGCCCGGTGTATGGCATCAGCTTCAGTCCAGACAG AAACTACCTGTTGTCGAGTTCAGAAGATGGTACAATCAGGCTGTGGAGTCTCCAAACATTTACTTGTCTGGTAGGCTACAAAGGCCACAACTACCCAGTGTGGGACACCCAGTTTTCCCCCCATGGGTACTATTTTATTTCCGGGGGACACGACAGAGTTGCCCG TCTGTGGGCAACCGATCACTACCAGCCTCTGCGGATGTTTTCCGGTCACCTAGCTGATGTCACTTGCACCCGCTTCCACCCCAATTCCAATTATGTCGTCACAGGGTCATCTGATCGCACCATCCGGCTCTGGGATGTCCTGAGCGGAATCTGCGTTCGCATCTTCACTGGTCACAAG GGTCCTATCCACGCGCTGGCTTTCTCTCCCAATGGGAAGTTCTTGGCTTCAGGAGCCACTGATGGCAGAGTTCTTCTGTGGGACATCGGTCATGGACTCATGGTTGGAGAGCTCAAAGGCCACACAGATACCATCTACTCCCTCAAATTTAGCAGGGACGGCGAGATCCTTGCCTCCG GCTCCATGGACAACACAGTTCGTCTGTGGGATGCTATGAAAGCATTTGATGATTTAGAGACTGACGATTTCACAGCAGCTACAGGACACGTCCATCTACAAGATAACTCCCAGGAGCTTCTGCTGGGCACCTACTTGTCTAAATCCACACCTGTCATACACCTTCACTTCACCCGCAGGAACCTGCTGCTGGCCTCCGGGGCCTACAATCCATGA
- the atp5md gene encoding ATP synthase membrane subunit DAPIT, mitochondrial, with protein MGGHDAGSERQFTGFAKYFNSYTITGRRNCVLATYAGILGIVLFYKLKPKKQAAVTEK; from the exons ATGGGAGGACATGATGCCGGAAGCGAGCGCCAGTTCACTGGGTTTGCCAAGTACTTCAATTCATACACAATCACAGGAAGGAGGAAT TGTGTTTTGGCCACATATGCTGGCATATTAGGCATTGTCCTTTTCTACAAATTGAAACCCAAGAAACAGGCTGCCGTCACAGAAAAGTGA